TATATACACTAAAAATACGTACCCTCCTAACTGCCACTGATAATATTGTACAACAGCGAGTGGCTTTCCTGCATACTCTGGTTGCAGTTTGGTTTCAACTTGGCAAAAGAAACAATCCATgtctattaaaataataattctatcgTGGCTAGAACTCGCCATCATAAACAATctaaatgttatttaaaaactcctTATAAGTCGAAGATTGGAAATATTCATCAGAACTTTATACATAAAAGAAACTCTGCTATTTTTAGTTCTATTTGCGCCGACATCACTCAAGTTTTATAACGACGCTGCTGTTGCGAgtgtaaaacttttattttatacacataaTAAGCAGAATCAAAATGAATAAACAAACCGAACGATTTAACCGCGGTTTCTCAAAGAGGCGGCAAATTCAAATTCGCAGCTAACCGGTCGTTCCTAAAGTTATTTTATTCGCGTAGAATTGAAACTATAATAAACGGACATATTTAATCATTGCTACCACTAAACACCTATGGGCActgaaaataaattactttctcctAGAGAAAAAGACGCGTTGACCAGTTAACTACAGCAGACCGAGAAATTGCCTGCGTCGAAATCGATATGAATATTTAATGAGGAAAAGTTGAGAAttacatatttctcgagaaggcTTATCGAACACGTTACGTTCTGTTTGTCATATGTTGCATCTGTCAATCGCCGCATTCGCGAGCATGGAGTATTTGATGAATTATTGGGAAATATAGATTACAGATGCCTGTCAAGTTTCGGAACACCTCAATTGCTGCAAATGAAACataaacgcgttttttttttgtttgtaaagTTTCGTTCTCCGTTTTTAATTCGGACGTAAGTTGCGTGGTACGTAGAATATTAATAGACTCGCGACAATGCcgagtaaaaagaaaaaatataatgcaCGTTTTCCAGCGGTGAGTAATCAAAATATCATGCACATTTTGGAAAAAGCTTTCCTGGCAAAATATAACGAAactattatataaattatttcgaTTATCGGTTTACTGAAACCAACGTCCCGATTAATATGTCATTACGTTTCAACCGCGAGAATATACAACAGCGTCGGAAAAAAATTGCTCGTACAAACTTTTCAATCTATATGCCTAACCTGACTTTACGACTTTACATCAGGGCAGAATCAAGAAGATTATGCAGACCGATGAGGAAGTTGGGAAAGTCGCACAGGCCGTGCCAATTATAATCTATATCCTTTTTAAATTACTAACTGAAATGATAACTCTGATTGATATATCGGCGTAAGTCGTTCTATCGATAAGTTCCTTAACTGTTTGTATACCTAGAACATTAGAATTGTTCGTGCATTCGTTGCTTACGAAGACCATGCAGATTACGAGTGCCAAGAATGCCAAAACTTTGAGTCCGTCTCATATGTAAGCGTGATTGTTTAAATGAGTTTACTTCAGCGATAATTATATGAGAATGTGTGTACAAGtgatttatacatttatatttacttccaggAAACAATGTATTCTGTCAGAGAGTCGTTTTGATTTTTTGAAAGATTTAGTGAAGTCTTTGCCGGATGTATCAGGTCCCGACGACGAAGTGCCTACGCCACCGCTGACGCCTGCCCCAATAAACTCGAATACGTCAAATGCATCTACTTGTACGCCTGCCCTGCGACATTCTGATGTGGGGTAAGTAGGGATCGAATTAATCGACATTTCTGAGACTCCGAGTGTACCAACGTATTTTTGTAGACTTCAGAAGCAGCAAATGGGATTAACTACTGAAGTAAATGTGGAATATAAAAATTCGAAAGACAATGGAGGAACGGGAGTGTATAATTCAGGTGGAGTGAACGAAATGGTTACGAACACGTCTGTGTCCCATGTTCCGGAATTTCAAATATCCGTGCCCACATCGTTCCAAATTAGTCAACCAAACTTTTATACAGAAGTTAATCCTATGAATTTAAGTACAAACACATCCGGTGTAAACGCGAGTAGTCAGCCGACGTCAAACTTTGCTCACACTGCCAATATCGACGAAGATTACGACACATAGTTATTTTTTAACAAGATTAGCAACATAAACTCATATGTTATCGAGTATATGGCAGTCGTAGAAGTGTTCGATGGATGAATAATGCCGCCAACAATTGTTCAGACAGTTCTCTATCTGTACGTTACAACACATAAtttgcattattcgaataatcttgtTACTTATATATGCTTACGCAaccataaatttttatatttttatatgtaatCTGTTCACAATTACACAGATTGTTTGTTCAAGCTAGTTGAAATAGCACATTTGGTATTTATATATGTTTTCTATTACTGTGCCTGATTCGTAAGATCTAAGTGTATTCCTAGTACTTTACTTTGATGTACACACATGTATAGTAAGCGCGAATTTTACGAATCGAAAGAATATGCGCTTCAAAACCTACCTATACTATCGTTCTGTAAGCGAATGCAGTTTCTTTTAATGCTCGTACAGTTATCCAGgtacaaataattttaattattaaggaTGTAATTAGTTTTATGTTTTACAATTAATTGGCAGAATTCGAAATGTACCTCATTTAGCTTATACATACCTTAGAATATTTATCAGTTACGACGCAATGTATACAATAACGAGCTTTACAACTAAGATTTTTTTACGTCTATACACCTGTATGTAAGGTTGAAACTTTTATAGAGGGAAAGTTAGCACGTAATAAGACGTTTTATATGTAGGAGTAACACTTAGCAGAATCGGTTTATAAAATTGACAGTGTCGAGTACTTCTTATCGCTTATATTCTTTATGATGCTACACCTGTCGTAGAGTTACatgttatacataaaaaatgcgCATGTATTCACTGGTATTGTTAAATGTTTCGAAGTTCGATGTTTAAGGAGAATAAGGTAGAAACGGAGATTATTAAATTCTACGGAAATTTAGATTGTAATGTTGTTTAATTTGCACATAGAAATGTGTTACATCTCATTTACGCTTGAAATAGAACAGTAATGTGTACATTATTTCCGAATAATGTATTTGTAATAACTAAATATCAGATTATTTAGTAAATCTCATTCGCGTGATAAGTGTAAAGCATGCTTGTTTAG
This portion of the Andrena cerasifolii isolate SP2316 chromosome 9, iyAndCera1_principal, whole genome shotgun sequence genome encodes:
- the Nc2alpha gene encoding negative cofactor 2 alpha isoform X1, with product MPSKKKKYNARFPAGRIKKIMQTDEEVGKVAQAVPIIISRTLELFVHSLLTKTMQITSAKNAKTLSPSHMKQCILSESRFDFLKDLVKSLPDVSGPDDEVPTPPLTPAPINSNTSNASTCTPALRHSDVGLQKQQMGLTTEVNVEYKNSKDNGGTGVYNSGGVNEMVTNTSVSHVPEFQISVPTSFQISQPNFYTEVNPMNLSTNTSGVNASSQPTSNFAHTANIDEDYDT
- the Nc2alpha gene encoding negative cofactor 2 alpha isoform X2, coding for MHVFQRIKKIMQTDEEVGKVAQAVPIIISRTLELFVHSLLTKTMQITSAKNAKTLSPSHMKQCILSESRFDFLKDLVKSLPDVSGPDDEVPTPPLTPAPINSNTSNASTCTPALRHSDVGLQKQQMGLTTEVNVEYKNSKDNGGTGVYNSGGVNEMVTNTSVSHVPEFQISVPTSFQISQPNFYTEVNPMNLSTNTSGVNASSQPTSNFAHTANIDEDYDT